The window AATTGATTCAACACATGGTAATCTGAGGAGTAACATTTGTACTTAATATGCTTCTTTTTTATATGACACAGTTATATTTGCAGTGTCCTAGACAACTTTCTCATTTGAAAAAAGAATTCTTAGTAAATATTCAAAAATCCATGTGTACTTAATAGTACTTTCTGTATAGCTTCTGAATatgcaaatttttatttttaagaaatcACTGAATCAATGTCCAAAATCAGCAAAAGTTGGGCAAATTGACCCTTCACTCCAGCACGTCTTTCATCTGGGAACAGGGGGAAGAATAATAACAATAATCCTGGCCCATAGTTATTCCCCACCACCCTTAAGAAGTAGAAATTTGTGAACATCATTTCTAAGTAAACAGCTAGAGAAGGCAACTATTGGATTCAGCCGGTGATTATTGTTGTTCTGAATGCTGATAACATGTTCTGATCATGATGCGGTGTTAAACTATTTGCAACTGCAGCATGTGTTTCAACATGCTCTCTGCTATTGCTAGTACACTCTTGATTACTATGTGTTTGTTTATGTTTTTGTTAAAATTTCAAGTCAGTAGTTTCTCATTAATAGTCATTAATTATGCAATAGTCTTTTAAAGGACAAGTGCTGAAAACTGATGTAGGACACATGTGGCAATCAATTTCCCTTATTGCATCCAATGCTGCAGCTTTGCTCCCTGCTTACTGGGCCCTCCGTCATAAGGTAATATTAGCTAATCCGATAACTTCCTAAGACCATTAATTTCTTCTGATTGATGCTCAATTGAAAATGCTATAAAAGTCAGGTATCCAGGGTTATATTTTAAGCAGACAAGCGGATGAACTTGAGAAAGAGCTATTCCTTGGATTCTTCATTTTCTATGTTTAAAAGGTAAAACTCTCCTTTCTTCTGCAGGCATTTGCTGAATGGGTTCTTTACACATCAAGTGGTATCTCAAGTGGTCTGTATCATGCATGTGATGTTGGCACTTGGTGTGCACTGACTTTCCATGTCTTACAGGTATCACTCTTATGGATTTTGAAATATTGCATTTTTGGCACCTGGCGACTAAGTAATCTAATGGTTTCTTTTATGTTGATGGCCCCAGTTCATGGATTTCTGGCTATCTTTCATGGCTGTTGTTAGTACTTTTGTATACTTGGCTGCTATCGATGAAGTTTCAAAGAGGACCATTCACACTGTTGTTGCAATCCTGACAGCCCTCATGGCTGAAAGTGGACCGACCAGGTAAATTTCAAATGAGGTTTTCTCTtcatcagaaagaaaaaaaaagtttggcTGGGGCTTTCTAGTGATTGGACCGTGTGGATCAGCTTTAACCTGGTTGAACATTTTACAGGTCCTCGAACATTATTCTTGTCGTGGCTATTGGGACTGTGGGTCTGTTAATTGGGTTCCTCGTTGAATTCTTTACTCATCATAGGTGGATTTCCTTTCCAACAGAAATTTGTTTGAACATGCTCAACAGGTAGGTGGATTTCCTGATCCGAAAAATTTAGACCTGTAATTTAAAATAAAGCTGAAAGATGATAGTATTTCATTTTTCATATATAATCATACTCTTATAGCAAAGTTTTGGTTTTGCAAAATGTATGATCTTTATAGGATTACATTCAAAGGTCCCTTGCAATAGAAATCAGTTACCACAGGTTCATTTTTAACGATTTTCAACTAATTTTGTCAACAACTCCATACAGAATATTGAGGCTGAGCTTATGAACTTCTCTGAAAGCTTTCCCCATAATCAAGCATATGATCCATGTTTATCTTCCATAAGCCATACCTACACTTTTCAATTGtgaaggaagaaaaaaaacaGCAAGGATTCTAGCAATAAAAATATAAGGATTACTTTATGATATTTTGTTTGTCTCTACTATTTCGGCTAAGCATGAACTGAATGCAGATGGGAAACTGTAAAAGCATGGATTCATAATTTCATTCGGTCACTTCTAAAGCGCTTTTGGTGGGGCTTTTTACTTGCTGGATTCACTGCATTAGCAATGGCTGCTATTAGCTGGAGATTAGAAACAAGTCAAAATTACTGGATTTGGCACAGGTATGAACAGCTATAAAAAATTGTCCTTCTATGTCTCTCTCTATCCTCTTCCAGTCTTTCTCTGACATTTTAATGTGTCATTTCTGCAGCGTATGGCATGTTTCAATATAtacttcttcatttcttttcctcTGTTCAAAAGCAGCAGCAGTAAACTGCGAGAACGAACAACCTCAATCAGAAAATTATGAGTTGGCTCGTCAAAATTCTTTCAGTGGTAATAATGAAAGAGATGGTAGATAGATCATACTAGAATCTACTTGAGCCCAAGCACATAACATATAGAGCTGCTTGATGCTGAAAACAGACAATGAACTGCACCATCAGGAGGACACTTCTCCCTATTAGGTAGGTGATTAGTGGATAAGGGGAATCAAATGTTTGTTAGTTGTTCTCaaatagttttctttattttttttttttgaagttatcCTTTGATCTTAGGGATACTCAACCATTGGTGTCCTGTTTTATATAACATTGTTTATAGGAAGCAAAAGCAGATTAGGTCCATTTTGTATAGTCAGAGAGGTTATAGCTTACAATAGGGAAGATGaaaaaggaaagcaaaattgGTGCAAGAGAAAGGTCCAAGGTATACTAACtttgttttattctttctccgtCAAGTCCATAATGGTGGTGGAGATGCAAGTTAGACCCAACATGTTTAAATGTTGGTGAAGTCTGTAAACACTGTTCCAATGTTATGCTCATAAAATCCCTTATATGTACTGCTGCATGGCTCACTGCGTCAATTGTTAGCATGTATATGCTCTCTATTACACTTTTAGAAGATGTTCATGGAATGAGGTTCCCAATTTTTAGCTTTTCCCCATTGGAGGAAAGGGAAACAGTAAACTTTCTGGTTCTTTCTGTATGTGTTTACTTATTGGAGACATCCATATGCCTCAATCCAAAGGGGATAATATCAGCTTTGGGTGCTGGGGATCAATGTGCAACCTCATGGTTAACAATTCCACTTCCAATAGCACTGAGTTCATCAATTGTTCCTTTTTCCTCTTAATCGTAACTGAGGGAGTTGCCGATTATGGTTAAGCCATGAAAAGTTTAGCATCAAAAGGATGAGGGGAAAACCATGCGTCCTCTGAATGGAAGTTTGAGTCCTCTGAGATATACAGATCCTAATGAAGGTACAGATAAAATCTGAGTTTCCATCTCAAATAAATCTCTATAGACAAATGGCAACAGTATAGACAACCACCCTTCACAATCTTTGCAAAATTTTCTTGGGACATCATGTGCAGGAGTAGGCAATAACATGCTTTACACCACTGTTGTGCAGACAGCCTAAGTGTTCTCTTGCATTTTCATGCCAAAGACAGCCTAAGTGCTTGCAACTACAGTGAAGGATTTGTCACTTTCATGCTAATCTGTTAATTCCACCAGCAATTTCCACGCTACAGCCTGGTGACTTCTTATGCAACCTCTCTCTTGCCATTTTCCAGATCAAGGCTGCATCAAGCCAATTACTATCAGAGGCATACAGGTTTGACATAAGGACGTAAGTAGCAGTATCATTCGGATCTATAACAAAAAGCTTTTCTGCTGCCCATTTTGCCAAATTCATATTTCCATGGATATTACAAGAGCCAATGAAAGCCTTCAGGGAATCTGCTTTGGATTCAGCTGGCATTGAGTTTACAACTTCATAAGCCTCATTCAGAAGGCCTAATCGTCCTAAAAGATCTACGAGACAGGTATAGTGTTCTGAGCTTGGCATAATTTGGTAGAAATTAGTCATCAAACGGAAATACTGCATCCCTTTACAAAAAAGACCACCATGGCTACATGCAGAGAGAACCTCTAGAAATACAATTCTATCTGGCTTCACACCATTTACCAACATTTTGTCAAAAAGTTGAATAGCTTCCTTTGGAAAACCGTGAGATGCATAAGCTCCAATCATTGAGGTCCATGACACAAGATCTGGTGCTTTTATTGAGCTGAAGGACTGGTAAGCATGAACAATACTACCACACTTTGAGTATGCATTTATCAATGCGTTTCCAATTGATAAAGAATTTGAGCATACATATTTTACTGCATAAGCATGTACTTGTATAACTTCAGGGGCCATCGCTAAGTTACCACATGAACTAAGGACACTAGCCAAAGTGAGTTCGTCAGGAACAAAATCCTCTCTTAACATCCTTTTCAGAAGGTCAACAGCTTCCTTCCCATCTCCACGGCGTCCATAACCTACAATAATAGTATTCCAAGAGACCACATTTCTGAAGGCCATCGCGTCAAAAACCTTGCGAGCATCGGTTATATGTTCATTCTTGGCATACATATCAACAAGTGCACTTTCAACCACCACATCCATGTTAAGGCAAATTTTAATGGCAAGTCCTTGTATCTGCCTACCTAAGTCATAAAACCCCAAACTCGCGCAGGAATTAAGTAGACTAGCAAATGTAAACTCATCCCCCTCAAACCCCTCAAATCTCATCAAATTGAATAAACAGAAAGCCTCGTCACCCAAACCATTCAGTACATAGCAAGAAATCATAACATTCCATAACACCAAATCACGCGCCAAAACCCCATCAAGAACACACCTAGCCTCTCCAACCAACCCAAACTTTGCATACAGATCAACAAGATTGGCACCAAGAAAACAACTTTGATCATATCCCAGCTTCACAATTGCACAATGTAACTCCTTACCCAACCAAACACCATCCTTTAACTCCAGACACAGTCGGAGCAACCCACAGAAAGAAATGCAATCAGGAGGCACCGATTCCATCAACATTTGCTTGAAATAACGGAACCCCAGATGAATATTTGCATTAAAATGCTCCGTAGAATACCTCAAACCACATATCAACGTATTCCAAGTTACAATATTTCTAACGCACATTTCATCGAACAGCTTGCATGCATCAGCAAGCTCTTTGCATTTTACATAAACATGCAAGAGCTGGTTTCCCAGGGAAAGCACGCTAGTCATACCCAACTTAATTATATTTGCGTGTATGAGTTTACCTTCATCAAAATTGCCCCTTTTTGCTGAAATTTTAAGGGCATTGGAAATACAAGTGTGGGATTTACTTGAATCATTATAATGGGTAAGCTTAACAGTAGGAACTGAAGCTTCTACTCTAGCTAAAGGTGAACTAATGGTGGCGGCAGTGGTCGTTAGAAATAATAACTGCTGGTTAAAGGAAATGATTGGAATTGGAATGTAGCGGTATTTGGTAGTAATAATCATGGATTGCGGAAAATAGCCACACTAGTGGCCCGGAGAAATGACTGGCCATACAATCTTTGGATGGTTACAGAAATTAAGATTGAGCAATCTTTTGTACTGTATTATCTTTAACATTTTTCTTGAATGTTTGACCATAATAAATTACTAGAGTATATAACGTCACTTATAATTGTATTATCATTCAAGTTGGAAATGCGAAAAAAAAGGAGTTAGATTTTGATATCAGGTTAGGGCAATGGTGTATTTGAATTAGAAGCATTATTCACTTATGATTCTTTTGAACTGAATAAGAATTTGATATGGCAAAAATGAAAAAGGAGGAATAATTTGAAACGAAGAaaactaagagcccgtttggccaaactgtcaaaatctgcttattttaaaaagtacttttttcagaAGTATTTTTTTCCGGAAGTACTTTCGAAAtaaaacagtttgtgtttggccaattcatTTAAGAAGTACCTTTTGTAACAATTGTGTTTGACCAATCTTTCTAAAAGGTGCTTCTAAGTGTCAAATTACCAAAAAGGATAGTACAAggtcttataattattttaaaaataaaaataaacttaaataTTTCTTGTAAGAGActttcattattttttattttatttaattaaaatataaaatataaaatataaagtaaacaaACATAATAAAGATTTAACTCAATTTAACATATATAGTTATACCAAAGTATATAATATTATCTAGTATAATTACTTATTGTTACATAATGatttgaattatcaaaatacGTCAATTCTCATGAATTAGAAGAATATTCCATAAATTACTATATATTGATAATCCACCGTGAAATAATAAGTAAAGTCACTCACACATGATAATAATTTTCAATAATTTGATCTCTGCttctaccatacaacgcctccaTATTAATAGAAGATTTGTCTTGCATTTCTAAATGAATGTGAGAAGACCCATCTCCTTCCTCAATCTTTGCAGTAGTGTCTTCATAGTATAATAGTTGAATTACTTATCGGTAGAAGAATATCGTCGGATGAAATTAGATGATTCTGAGTGACAAACTTGAAATATGGCATTGagcgtaaaataaaaataattttaaagagtAACTAATTGTTAGCAACAcataatgtataatttattttttaaaaaatttaaattagaaactAATTATTACCTAACCTAACCAACTTTATCATAAATGCCTAGCGGCCTATTGTGAGACTGCCACTTGGATTAATGTGGatattttttcttcatcttttaataatatataaatagatTATGTGATGAAATCGTAAAATTTATTACCTATTTGTAGGTAATTTTTACAAATTAGATTTGATAATTGTTTTAAAGATTCGAGAACTAATAACCTATAACAgaagaaattataaataattatttgtaGGAAAAGAATTGATAATCCAAAGAAGGAGGTAGATAATTTGCTTtagtgaaaaaagaagaagataatttgAAAAGTCACAAGACATTACacccaaaaaaaatcaaaaacaagaaaagtcaATAAAGATTTTGGAAAGTATAATATGATTCATGTATATGATATCTTTAAATTTAAGagaatgataaaaatcaaaaacaaatatgaaaaaaaaacttaaattagTAATGGATAATTTGAAAAGTATAAATTTTAAGGCGAGGAtagttttgtcttgaataaattaattttctgcttctgcttctgcttcttggaAGAAGTTAGAATTTTCTGTTTCTTCCCAAAAACAGAAAAACTGCTTCTACTGTCGGCCAAAAGTACTTCTTTATCTTAGCCAAACAGCTTAAATTTTTAAAACAGTACTTTTTGGGAGGGAAAAAGTACTTTTGACCtcttagaagcttggccaaacaggctctaaGTAACtcactactccctccgttccaatttatgtgaacctgtttgactgggcacggagtttaagaaaaaatgaagacttttgaaatttatggtcctaaacaagttaaaaaagGGGCTTAGAgaatttgtgtggttataaaagcttctcattaagggtagaattgtaagtttaagctaaattatttcaaaatttagaaatgattcattctttttggaacggatcaaaaaggaaataggtttagAACGGAAGGAGTATTTTATAAAGCATATTTGGTGcggtagaaaaatattttcagggacgtgatttattttctttaaaaaaattctaaTAAATGCTTTACGCTATTTTGGTTGAAGAGTGACTAGATGTGATTAGGAACCACCGATATGAGCTACGGTGTCATACATCCTTTTCTTCCTACATAATGTGCTTAATTTTCCTTGGTGAACAAGCTCTAGATATGAACATGCAATTAGGACCCTACAAAGTTTAGTTttctattattaaaaaaaaaagggtggGGTGGTGGGGAAAATCCAGAGGGAAAAATGTGTATTATGCCATAAAAGAATGAAAATTTATTCGAGAGCATTCCATTTCTCTCAAACGAAGAAAAGAAGTTGAAGTTCATATTGAAATATACAAATAACTCC of the Nicotiana tabacum cultivar K326 chromosome 7, ASM71507v2, whole genome shotgun sequence genome contains:
- the LOC107807616 gene encoding pentatricopeptide repeat-containing protein At2g46050, mitochondrial-like yields the protein MIITTKYRYIPIPIISFNQQLLFLTTTAATISSPLARVEASVPTVKLTHYNDSSKSHTCISNALKISAKRGNFDEGKLIHANIIKLGMTSVLSLGNQLLHVYVKCKELADACKLFDEMCVRNIVTWNTLICGLRYSTEHFNANIHLGFRYFKQMLMESVPPDCISFCGLLRLCLELKDGVWLGKELHCAIVKLGYDQSCFLGANLVDLYAKFGLVGEARCVLDGVLARDLVLWNVMISCYVLNGLGDEAFCLFNLMRFEGFEGDEFTFASLLNSCASLGFYDLGRQIQGLAIKICLNMDVVVESALVDMYAKNEHITDARKVFDAMAFRNVVSWNTIIVGYGRRGDGKEAVDLLKRMLREDFVPDELTLASVLSSCGNLAMAPEVIQVHAYAVKYVCSNSLSIGNALINAYSKCGSIVHAYQSFSSIKAPDLVSWTSMIGAYASHGFPKEAIQLFDKMLVNGVKPDRIVFLEVLSACSHGGLFCKGMQYFRLMTNFYQIMPSSEHYTCLVDLLGRLGLLNEAYEVVNSMPAESKADSLKAFIGSCNIHGNMNLAKWAAEKLFVIDPNDTATYVLMSNLYASDSNWLDAALIWKMARERLHKKSPGCSVEIAGGINRLA